TAAAGATTGGCGTCCTGGGGTGCGGCACCGTCGGTACCCAAGTTGTGCGGTTACTCGGGGAGCGGGGACGCGACCTAGCAGCGCGTGCGGGAGCACCCCTAGAAATTGTGGGTATATGTGTTTCAAATCTGCAGGCAGAACGCGATGAGGCAGTTGACCGGTCTTTGCTAACCACAGATGCCAACAGTGTTATTGATGAAGCCGACCTCGTCATTGAACTGATAGGTGGCATTGAACCTCCTCGCACGTTGGTGAGGCGCGCCCTCAGTGCCGGCAAGACGGTGGTTACTGGCAACAAGGCTTTATTAGCCGCACACGGACCGGAACTGTACGAGCTGGCCGCCGAAAAGTGTGCCAATCTCTACTACGAAGCTGCGGTTGCCGGAGCAGTCCCCGTCGTTTATGGCCTACGAGAATCCTTGCTCGGCGACCGTATTAACAAGGTAACCGGTATTGTCAACGGCACTACCAATTACATGCTTGAACAGATGGATACGGCCGGTCGTTCTTACGACGAGGCGCTGGCGAAGGCACAGGAGCTGGGGTTTGCAGAGGCCGATCCCACAGCCGACGTAGACGGTTTCGATGCGGCCGCAAAGTGCGCGATATTGGCGTCCCTGGCATTCCACACCAGGGTGTCGCTGCAGGATGTGCCTGCTACGGGCATCCGCTCCATCACGGAACAAGACTCGGCGGACGCTGCTTTCTTCGACGAGAAGATCAAGCTGGTGGCAGTAGCCGAGCGCGTACAAACTGAAGACGGGGAGGCACTCAGCCTTGGAGTTTATCCCGCAGTTGTACCGCAGTCTTCCGCCCTCGCCAATATAAATGGAGCCTTCAACGCAGTGGTGGTGGAGGCTGAGGCCGCTGGCACTCTGATGTTTACCGGACAGGGAGCGGGCGGAGTACAGACTGCCTCAGCCGTGCTTTCTGACGTGGTGGCGGGTGCGTCCCACATTGCCCACGGGGGGAGCGCGCCACGAGAAAACTCCTATGCGAATCTGCCAATCCTGCCCGCTAGCGAAGGCTGCCATCGGTACCGGCTCCGGGTGAATGTCCCTGACGAGCTAGGTACCCTGGCAGAACTTGCCCAAATTTTTGCAGATGAGGGCGTCTCGATCTCCGCAGTACACCAGAGTGCCAATGAGGACAAGGTATCGGTTGTGTTGTCGACGCATAAGGTAGCGCAGAAGGCTATTGCGAAGATCCGCGAGCGCTTGGAAGCAACTGGGGTTCATGTTGCTTCCGTGCTGGTGCTAGAGGCATAAGATGCGGCTGACTAACGACTCGGTGCGGGTACGGGTACCGGCCACATCTGCGAATCTGGGGCCTGGATATGACTCCATGGGGATGGCCTTGGCCATGTATGACCAGATCGATGCCCGCGCGGTTGCTGGGCCAACTCGGGTAACGGTGAAGGGACAGGGGGAAGGGCAGCTTCCCGAGGGCGAGGAACACCTGGTAGTGCAGGCGCTTCGCGTGGCTTTGGAAGCAGTCGGTGCTCCCCAGGTGGGA
The genomic region above belongs to Winkia neuii and contains:
- a CDS encoding homoserine dehydrogenase, coding for MSKEVVKIGVLGCGTVGTQVVRLLGERGRDLAARAGAPLEIVGICVSNLQAERDEAVDRSLLTTDANSVIDEADLVIELIGGIEPPRTLVRRALSAGKTVVTGNKALLAAHGPELYELAAEKCANLYYEAAVAGAVPVVYGLRESLLGDRINKVTGIVNGTTNYMLEQMDTAGRSYDEALAKAQELGFAEADPTADVDGFDAAAKCAILASLAFHTRVSLQDVPATGIRSITEQDSADAAFFDEKIKLVAVAERVQTEDGEALSLGVYPAVVPQSSALANINGAFNAVVVEAEAAGTLMFTGQGAGGVQTASAVLSDVVAGASHIAHGGSAPRENSYANLPILPASEGCHRYRLRVNVPDELGTLAELAQIFADEGVSISAVHQSANEDKVSVVLSTHKVAQKAIAKIRERLEATGVHVASVLVLEA